In Bacteroidota bacterium, a single window of DNA contains:
- a CDS encoding PKD domain-containing protein — MKKSPLGLFVFIFTCFVLNVKAQIFENTKAAELIHGADLVRLDENRKTISFVRLNVNDRFSESEQQFWLEEKVLKLSPGNSFSLLKSEYDNIQMKHNRFKQYYNSVPVEYGIFYIHVKGGLVQSGNGEVYDVKNLNVSPGITKSHAFDLALDFFPASLYKDEQNDGLGEMERGGELVIYPYKNTFRLAYKFDIYAYEPEYKRAWVYIDAHTGEELSQVNRIHTADVVGTANTAYCGVQSITADQQSANLYRLRESGRGNGIQTLNLNNGSNYPGATDFTDTDNNWQSVTIDQYAYDAHAGAEATYDFYLSRFGRNSIDNAGFQIRSYVHYGSSFVNAFWDGTQMTYGDGDGIDYNPLTTTDIVGHEITHGLTEFTAGLIYSGESGALNESFSDVMGVTIDHALNPTTANFLEGEQCSVTLTPFRNMGDPNQYECADTYGGLYWNFGDVVHYDSGVQNFWYYLLCNGGTGVNDNTDAYTVNSIGMTDASAVAYRNLTVYLTPSSTFADARFYAIQSAIDLFGNCSPQVIEVTNAWHAVGVGGVFSNAVIAQFSAPQLDFCVMPATVNFVNTSLNSTTYLWNFGDGGTSTSANPSHTYTTAGSFTVTLYASGTTACSTSDTLIRTAYIDVSNGGGPITANCTPGNTTNCCNIGINEFHFGTINSTSNDATEGYKDFTCTYNTTLTAGDAVPISVLTSTTTSENVKAWIDYNNDGVFATNELAFSSLSRVRNHNGVVSTPTTAVLNTPLRMRVSDDISTNTTYTACTTLQNGQAEDYTVTFVPNTLAPVVDFYAQDTLINPGSSTTFFDMSIHAPTSWQWYFPGGTPSSSTLRNPVVTYSTVGTYQATLVVANGFGNDSITKLTYIDVVSQINLCSGITTTVAPNGQLYDSGGPTAEYQDNEFCTLLIDPGCAISITLTFSSFVTEGGYDYLRVYDGSSTSGTLLMNLSGSSSPPAVTATSGQMYIVWDSDGSVTEPGFSASWASNIVSSAQVVASYSASTTTPPLNSSVTFTDNSTNGPSNWQWDFGDGGTSILQNPSHAYTASGAYQVRLIASNCSTIDTTFGTINVQLPPAINVSPGSINTSLSCGDSIVIPVTISNSGSGQMEFEIDGLGSPTDTVNILAFINGVDMSTEYPNTIAAIGSSFSNYTLTQFTGTDSAGLRSALTGKNVLLFPEQETGSINFYPALSNVVNDFLIAGNTVILCGSSSNTSYLRLSDMNLFTGLYISSTTSGNLITNDTTDAITDQVPLSFTSPNLANYYDFTNSDKVELISYNSYDVVSYRNVGSGKVIYVGFDFYSSNTVADRIMSNAVRNATTSSGLPDYLSVSPTSGTVNVGGSTIVYVTINTAGMPAGTYNTQFSIISNDPANPTISYPVQFTVSGTANVIFSDSCALFSTIMQFGTDRDTIIILNTGCDTLNVSSISSSEPAFTFSPSTFAIPNGGSAPLIVTFNPQSIGSYSGNLTLNTNDGVQNICLTGAAGAAPVIDFYPATITSNLNACSGSITIPLWVINRGGSDLDFEIGGGSSSGSKRILSMMYGVDVTREYPNTINAIKSHFSGHTFDSTFTSDPVILQSLLTNFDVLLFPEHETNAGYYSSIATVVQDFADNGGVVIVCGSIGTGIQTRVFDMGLFSGTYVGNVNSGGNCIVNDTSDSYMDNVPATFPVSNSTFFLDITNSDKVELVSYNGYDVVSYRDYGSGRVMYVGYDFYDTSSATSYIISNAIRFANTNGLPDWLSIDLADGTVTPSDSILIYVTLNSSSLAGGTYSDYIYVTSNDPLHPLDSVPVILNVGFNPCANFEHTDVSTCTGVVNFTDESFNNPTSWSWTFGDGGNSSLQNPSHVYTANGMYNVKLVSCNSYGCDSITISVLISNVGGPLPAVCLPATTAYCCNMGITNFEFYTINNSTNDAIDGYVDYSCTIGTTLNVSGTYPIYITTGLTYNENVVAFIDYNNDGSFNQTTEKVFESLNVLTNHFGFVTVPSNAVINSPLRMRIMSDYYTNATPVPCTNIQYGQTEDYTITLLPNTVPPIADYVASVIGSCSGEVHFSDSSLNYPTAWSWDFGDGNTSTAQNAVHYYSASGTYNVTLTVTNPYGTDSYVSSVTVQVTPVAISITGTRMPNQMLQFNGISAGATSFNWDFGDGYFAGLQNPTHAYASNGIYIVALTVQNGSCTVTKYDTLEIGVIGVEELLSEENLVISPNPFSDEVSINYSVIGGKKVTLQITDITGKLIRNLVLDEIQTAGVHKYTFKGNAEGVYLVHLLIGEDLVTRKVVKVAGN; from the coding sequence ATGAAGAAGTCTCCCTTAGGATTATTCGTTTTTATTTTTACTTGCTTTGTTTTAAATGTTAAAGCACAGATCTTCGAAAACACAAAAGCTGCCGAATTAATTCATGGCGCTGATCTTGTCCGGCTGGATGAGAATCGAAAAACAATTTCATTTGTAAGGTTAAATGTCAATGACCGGTTCTCTGAATCGGAACAACAATTCTGGCTGGAAGAGAAGGTATTGAAATTATCTCCCGGAAATTCTTTTTCACTTTTGAAATCTGAATACGATAATATTCAGATGAAACATAATCGTTTCAAACAATATTACAATTCAGTTCCTGTTGAATACGGAATATTTTATATTCATGTTAAAGGCGGCCTGGTACAATCCGGAAATGGAGAAGTATATGACGTAAAAAATTTAAATGTAAGTCCGGGAATAACAAAGTCTCATGCCTTTGATCTTGCTCTGGATTTTTTTCCTGCAAGTTTATATAAGGATGAACAGAATGATGGACTAGGCGAGATGGAAAGAGGCGGAGAACTTGTGATCTATCCGTACAAAAATACTTTTCGGCTTGCTTACAAATTCGACATCTATGCTTACGAACCGGAATACAAACGTGCCTGGGTCTACATCGATGCACATACGGGCGAAGAACTTTCACAAGTTAACCGAATCCATACAGCTGATGTTGTAGGTACAGCAAATACGGCTTACTGCGGAGTTCAGTCAATCACAGCAGATCAACAGAGTGCAAATTTGTACAGACTCAGGGAAAGTGGTCGTGGAAATGGTATTCAGACTTTGAATCTTAATAATGGAAGTAATTATCCGGGCGCTACAGATTTTACTGATACAGATAATAACTGGCAATCAGTAACCATTGATCAATATGCTTATGATGCACATGCAGGCGCAGAAGCAACGTATGATTTTTATTTATCGAGGTTCGGAAGAAACTCAATTGACAATGCAGGTTTTCAGATCAGGAGTTATGTTCATTACGGTTCAAGTTTTGTCAATGCTTTCTGGGATGGAACTCAGATGACATACGGTGATGGAGATGGAATTGATTACAACCCTTTAACAACAACGGATATTGTCGGACATGAGATCACTCACGGTCTCACGGAATTCACAGCCGGACTTATTTATTCAGGCGAGTCTGGGGCATTGAATGAATCTTTCAGTGATGTTATGGGTGTTACTATTGATCACGCTTTGAATCCAACAACAGCTAACTTTTTAGAAGGTGAACAATGCAGCGTAACGCTGACACCATTCAGGAATATGGGAGATCCGAATCAGTATGAGTGTGCGGATACTTATGGCGGACTTTATTGGAATTTTGGAGACGTTGTGCATTATGATAGCGGCGTGCAGAATTTCTGGTATTACTTACTTTGTAATGGCGGAACAGGAGTGAATGATAATACTGATGCTTATACGGTAAACAGTATTGGTATGACAGATGCAAGTGCTGTTGCTTACAGAAATCTGACTGTTTATCTGACTCCATCTTCAACTTTTGCAGACGCGAGATTTTATGCAATTCAATCTGCGATTGACCTTTTCGGAAATTGTTCTCCTCAAGTCATTGAAGTTACAAATGCATGGCATGCAGTTGGAGTAGGTGGTGTATTTTCAAATGCTGTTATCGCTCAATTTTCTGCACCGCAACTTGATTTTTGTGTTATGCCGGCGACCGTGAATTTCGTAAATACAAGTTTGAATTCTACAACTTACCTATGGAATTTCGGCGATGGTGGAACTTCCACTTCTGCTAACCCTTCTCATACTTACACAACTGCCGGTAGTTTTACGGTCACACTTTATGCATCGGGCACAACTGCCTGTTCAACGAGTGATACACTTATTCGTACTGCATATATTGATGTTTCTAATGGGGGCGGACCAATCACTGCAAATTGTACTCCCGGTAACACTACTAATTGTTGTAATATTGGGATCAACGAATTTCATTTCGGTACGATCAATTCAACTTCAAATGATGCCACTGAAGGTTACAAAGATTTTACATGTACTTACAACACAACTTTAACAGCCGGTGATGCTGTTCCAATAAGTGTTCTGACTTCGACTACAACATCTGAAAATGTAAAAGCCTGGATCGATTATAATAATGATGGTGTTTTTGCAACTAATGAACTTGCGTTTTCTTCTCTGTCAAGAGTAAGAAACCATAATGGTGTTGTTTCTACGCCAACTACAGCTGTACTGAATACACCGCTAAGAATGCGTGTGAGTGATGATATTTCTACGAATACTACATACACAGCGTGTACAACTTTGCAAAACGGTCAAGCGGAAGATTACACTGTAACATTCGTTCCAAACACACTTGCACCTGTTGTAGATTTTTATGCGCAGGATACTCTGATCAATCCCGGCTCTTCAACAACATTTTTTGATATGAGCATTCATGCGCCAACTTCCTGGCAATGGTATTTTCCGGGTGGTACGCCGTCTTCCTCTACGCTAAGAAATCCTGTAGTCACTTATAGTACTGTTGGTACTTATCAGGCAACATTGGTTGTTGCAAATGGATTCGGAAATGACAGTATTACCAAACTTACATATATTGATGTCGTAAGTCAGATAAATTTATGCAGTGGAATAACTACTACTGTCGCGCCCAACGGACAACTTTATGATTCGGGCGGTCCGACAGCAGAGTATCAGGATAATGAATTCTGTACATTGCTTATTGATCCGGGCTGTGCAATAAGTATAACGCTTACATTCTCTTCTTTTGTTACTGAAGGTGGGTATGATTATCTGCGTGTATATGATGGCTCTTCAACATCAGGTACTTTGCTGATGAATTTGAGTGGAAGTAGTTCGCCACCGGCAGTGACTGCAACTTCAGGACAAATGTACATTGTATGGGATTCAGATGGGTCAGTAACTGAACCGGGTTTCTCTGCTTCCTGGGCTTCAAATATTGTTAGCTCTGCTCAGGTAGTGGCATCATATTCGGCCAGCACAACTACACCACCGTTAAATTCTTCAGTTACATTCACAGATAATTCAACAAATGGCCCGTCAAACTGGCAATGGGATTTTGGTGATGGTGGAACATCTATTTTACAAAATCCATCTCATGCTTATACTGCTTCAGGTGCTTATCAGGTAAGGTTGATTGCTTCTAACTGTTCTACAATTGATACAACGTTCGGCACTATCAATGTACAATTACCGCCTGCCATAAATGTTTCTCCCGGATCAATCAATACTTCTCTTTCCTGTGGTGATTCTATCGTTATTCCTGTCACGATCTCTAATTCCGGTAGTGGACAAATGGAATTTGAAATTGATGGATTAGGTTCACCAACAGATACAGTCAACATACTTGCATTTATCAATGGTGTTGATATGTCAACAGAATATCCGAATACGATTGCAGCAATAGGAAGTTCATTTTCCAATTATACACTTACACAATTTACCGGTACAGATTCTGCAGGCTTACGGTCCGCACTAACTGGAAAAAATGTACTCTTATTTCCTGAACAGGAAACTGGATCGATCAACTTCTATCCGGCCTTATCCAATGTTGTAAACGATTTTCTAATCGCAGGAAATACAGTGATCTTATGTGGATCATCATCGAATACTTCGTACCTGAGATTATCAGATATGAATCTGTTCACCGGACTTTACATTTCATCTACAACTTCAGGAAATCTGATAACGAATGATACAACTGATGCCATTACCGATCAGGTTCCATTAAGTTTTACTTCTCCTAATCTTGCGAATTATTATGATTTTACTAATTCAGATAAGGTTGAATTAATCAGTTATAACAGCTACGATGTTGTTTCATATAGAAATGTTGGCTCGGGAAAAGTAATTTATGTAGGATTTGATTTCTATTCATCAAATACTGTTGCAGACAGGATCATGTCAAATGCTGTGAGAAATGCAACCACCAGTTCCGGACTTCCTGATTACCTTTCCGTTTCACCTACATCCGGAACAGTAAATGTCGGTGGATCAACAATCGTTTATGTAACAATTAACACAGCAGGAATGCCTGCAGGAACATACAATACACAGTTCTCAATTATTTCAAATGATCCGGCAAATCCAACAATAAGTTATCCGGTACAATTCACAGTTTCGGGAACTGCTAATGTTATTTTTTCTGATTCATGTGCACTTTTCAGTACGATCATGCAATTCGGAACGGATCGGGATACAATTATTATTCTCAATACAGGATGTGATACACTTAATGTTTCTTCGATCTCAAGTTCAGAGCCGGCATTTACATTTTCACCATCTACTTTCGCAATTCCAAATGGCGGTTCAGCGCCTTTGATCGTTACATTTAATCCGCAATCAATTGGAAGTTATTCCGGCAACCTTACGTTAAATACTAATGACGGTGTTCAGAATATTTGCCTTACAGGCGCAGCAGGTGCAGCTCCTGTTATTGATTTTTATCCTGCTACCATAACTTCAAATTTAAATGCATGCAGTGGCTCGATCACAATTCCTTTATGGGTAATCAATCGCGGAGGAAGTGATCTTGATTTCGAGATCGGTGGAGGAAGCAGTTCCGGTTCAAAGAGAATATTGTCAATGATGTATGGTGTAGATGTGACAAGAGAATATCCAAATACAATAAATGCAATCAAATCACATTTTTCAGGACATACTTTTGATTCAACTTTCACTTCTGATCCGGTAATACTTCAAAGTCTGTTGACAAATTTTGATGTGTTGTTATTCCCGGAGCATGAAACTAATGCAGGTTACTATTCATCCATTGCAACAGTTGTTCAGGATTTTGCTGATAATGGTGGGGTTGTAATTGTTTGTGGTTCTATCGGTACGGGTATTCAAACAAGAGTATTTGACATGGGATTATTCTCCGGAACTTATGTCGGGAATGTAAACTCAGGAGGAAATTGCATCGTTAATGATACTTCAGATAGTTATATGGATAATGTACCTGCGACCTTCCCTGTATCAAATTCAACATTCTTTCTAGATATCACTAATTCTGATAAAGTGGAATTAGTATCTTATAATGGATATGATGTAGTTTCTTATCGCGATTATGGAAGTGGAAGAGTTATGTATGTCGGTTATGATTTTTATGATACCAGCAGCGCAACATCTTATATAATTTCTAATGCAATAAGATTCGCAAATACAAACGGTCTGCCGGATTGGCTTTCTATCGATCTTGCCGACGGAACTGTAACACCATCTGATTCTATTCTGATCTATGTAACGTTGAATTCTTCTTCATTAGCAGGAGGGACTTATTCAGATTATATCTATGTTACTTCAAATGATCCATTACATCCTTTGGATTCAGTACCTGTAATTTTAAACGTTGGATTTAATCCTTGTGCTAATTTTGAACACACCGATGTAAGTACGTGTACCGGTGTTGTCAATTTCACGGATGAGTCTTTCAATAATCCAACTTCATGGAGCTGGACTTTCGGAGATGGTGGCAATTCTTCTTTACAGAATCCTTCACATGTGTATACTGCGAATGGTATGTATAATGTAAAATTGGTGAGTTGTAATTCTTATGGCTGTGATTCAATAACGATATCTGTTCTGATCTCAAATGTTGGGGGGCCTCTTCCCGCTGTATGCTTGCCGGCAACAACTGCTTATTGTTGCAATATGGGAATTACAAATTTTGAATTCTATACGATAAATAATTCAACCAATGATGCTATTGATGGATACGTTGATTACTCATGTACAATTGGTACGACTTTGAATGTGTCAGGTACATATCCTATTTATATCACAACAGGATTAACGTACAATGAAAATGTGGTTGCATTCATTGATTATAATAATGACGGTTCGTTTAATCAGACAACAGAGAAAGTCTTCGAATCTCTGAATGTATTGACAAACCATTTTGGTTTCGTAACCGTACCATCAAATGCTGTAATTAATTCACCATTAAGAATGCGAATTATGTCTGACTATTATACAAATGCCACACCTGTGCCATGTACAAATATACAATACGGACAAACCGAAGATTACACAATTACTTTATTGCCGAATACAGTTCCGCCAATTGCAGACTATGTGGCCTCAGTTATAGGATCTTGCTCAGGTGAAGTGCATTTTTCAGATAGTTCGTTGAATTATCCGACAGCATGGTCATGGGACTTCGGTGATGGCAACACTTCTACAGCACAAAATGCTGTTCATTATTATTCAGCATCGGGAACTTATAACGTCACATTAACTGTAACAAATCCTTATGGAACTGATTCTTATGTTTCAAGTGTAACTGTTCAGGTAACACCTGTTGCGATCAGCATCACCGGAACAAGAATGCCAAACCAGATGTTGCAATTCAATGGTATTTCAGCAGGTGCAACTTCATTCAACTGGGACTTTGGTGATGGTTATTTTGCAGGATTGCAAAATCCAACACATGCATATGCTTCAAATGGAATTTACATTGTGGCATTGACAGTTCAAAACGGTTCATGTACTGTTACAAAGTATGATACTCTGGAAATTGGAGTGATTGGTGTTGAAGAATTACTTTCGGAAGAAAATCTTGTCATTTCGCCGAATCCTTTCAGTGACGAAGTATCGATTAACTATTCAGTCATCGGAGGAAAAAAAGTTACTCTTCAGATCACAGACATTACCGGAAAATTAATTCGTAATCTCGTACTCGACGAAATCCAAACTGCCGGAGTTCATAAATATACCTTCAAAGGAAATGCAGAAGGCGTTTACCTCGTTCATCTTTTAATAGGAGAGGATTTGGTTACCAGGAAAGTTGTTAAGGTAGCCGGAAATTAA
- a CDS encoding peptidylprolyl isomerase, translated as MEVGNNKVVTVTYQLHSNLPTTEKAHVETADKSNPLRFIYGAGMMIPGFEKGLSGKSTGDSFGFTINPEDGYGENDASAIIDLPIDIFKVDNVIDLNLLKIGNVLPMSDNSGNVLNGKVISYDDKAVKMDFNHPLAGHELHFTGEIIEVREATEEEVSHGHVHHGDEHGH; from the coding sequence ATGGAGGTAGGAAACAACAAAGTAGTGACTGTGACATATCAGCTTCACTCGAATTTGCCAACAACTGAAAAAGCTCATGTGGAAACTGCTGATAAAAGCAATCCGCTACGCTTTATTTATGGCGCAGGAATGATGATACCGGGTTTTGAAAAAGGCCTCTCAGGTAAATCAACCGGAGATTCTTTCGGTTTCACAATTAATCCGGAAGACGGTTATGGAGAAAATGATGCATCGGCAATCATTGATCTCCCAATTGATATCTTCAAAGTGGATAATGTGATTGATTTGAATTTACTGAAGATCGGAAATGTTTTACCGATGAGTGATAATTCCGGAAATGTTCTGAATGGAAAAGTTATTTCTTATGATGACAAAGCTGTAAAGATGGATTTCAATCATCCTCTTGCCGGACATGAACTACATTTCACAGGAGAAATTATCGAAGTGCGCGAAGCTACTGAAGAAGAAGTCTCTCATGGACATGTGCATCATGGAGATGAGCATGGACATTAA
- a CDS encoding metal-dependent hydrolase encodes MDSLTHTVIGACIGDAIAGKKIGKKAMLWGAIANNIPDIDVITSLYMNQADSLLAHRGFTHSILFALLLSPLLAFLFSRYNRSATMLFKDWLLIFGSGNFIHIIIDSFTCYGTGWLEPFDHLRVSFNLLFVADPFFTIALLVSSIALLILKNDNPARDKWTKGAFIICGMYLIMAVCDKIYIHSNTEKQLAKQGLNTSDYFTTPTPLNNFLWYLVAKTDSGFYTGYKSVFDKTGDVKFIFHAQNEGILKNLPEDESIEKLKRFAKGYYVIDSIKGEVYFSDIRFGQTSGWDNYESNFVFRFMLGEDANNDMVIQRGRIEGSGKKALKALWERMWGE; translated from the coding sequence ATGGATTCATTGACACACACGGTTATTGGGGCTTGTATCGGAGATGCAATTGCAGGTAAAAAAATCGGTAAAAAAGCAATGCTTTGGGGAGCAATTGCAAATAATATCCCTGATATTGATGTGATTACATCTCTTTACATGAACCAGGCCGACTCACTTTTAGCCCATAGAGGATTCACCCATTCCATATTGTTCGCCCTGCTTTTGAGTCCTCTGCTTGCCTTCCTGTTTTCAAGATACAACCGGAGTGCTACAATGCTTTTCAAAGACTGGCTATTGATTTTCGGATCAGGAAATTTCATACATATCATAATTGACTCCTTTACGTGCTACGGTACCGGCTGGCTTGAACCTTTCGATCATTTACGAGTAAGTTTCAATTTACTTTTCGTTGCTGATCCTTTCTTTACAATTGCATTACTGGTCTCTTCAATAGCTTTGTTGATCCTGAAAAATGATAATCCCGCCAGAGATAAATGGACGAAAGGAGCATTTATCATTTGTGGTATGTATCTGATAATGGCAGTATGTGATAAAATATATATTCATTCAAATACAGAAAAACAACTTGCAAAGCAGGGATTGAATACATCAGATTATTTCACTACACCTACTCCACTGAATAATTTTCTCTGGTATCTCGTTGCAAAAACAGACAGTGGATTTTACACAGGTTATAAATCTGTTTTTGATAAAACAGGTGATGTAAAATTTATTTTTCACGCACAGAATGAAGGTATATTAAAAAATCTTCCTGAAGATGAAAGTATAGAGAAATTAAAACGTTTTGCGAAAGGTTACTACGTTATCGATTCAATCAAGGGTGAGGTTTATTTCAGCGACATTCGTTTTGGTCAGACCTCCGGCTGGGACAATTACGAATCCAATTTTGTTTTCCGCTTCATGCTTGGTGAAGATGCTAACAATGATATGGTAATTCAACGTGGACGGATTGAAGGGTCCGGGAAGAAGGCTTTGAAGGCGCTTTGGGAAAGGATGTGGGGGGAATAG
- a CDS encoding DUF3127 domain-containing protein: protein MQITGILKVKKEEQVVNDRFKKKEFVLTDNSSQYPQHISFQLTQDRCGLLDGVQNGETITVHFNLRGREWTSPQGEIKYFNTLEAWKIDRNGASTTSGGSMDQSVPEYFDQAPSGKDDLPF from the coding sequence ATGCAAATCACAGGAATACTTAAAGTAAAAAAAGAAGAACAGGTTGTTAACGACCGTTTTAAGAAGAAAGAATTCGTATTGACTGATAATTCATCGCAATACCCACAACATATCAGCTTTCAGTTGACACAAGACCGTTGTGGATTGTTAGATGGAGTTCAGAATGGCGAAACGATCACTGTACATTTTAATCTACGTGGAAGAGAATGGACAAGTCCTCAAGGTGAAATAAAATATTTCAACACACTTGAAGCCTGGAAGATCGACCGTAATGGTGCATCTACAACAAGCGGCGGAAGTATGGATCAATCAGTTCCAGAATATTTTGATCAGGCTCCTTCAGGGAAGGATGATCTGCCGTTTTAA
- a CDS encoding SBBP repeat-containing protein, with product MTRSIFFFILTFSSILVSAQNHIVPLWKKDFKNGLNSINKATSVKSDRFGNCYVLGTTSLADSTKDILVVKYTTDGSELWHRLFNNKSNGDDFPRAMTLDLYGDVWVCGIAKLSPDKCDFLVTKFSNEGVPQFEYVYDGPDQMYDEANCIAADKLGNVYVGGYTTSSDSGLDLLLMRFYADGSLAWKKKYATLSLDNATSLVVDDSCNVYVCGNTNNSQRSSDIIVMKYDSAGNQQWSQVYDGIFSERDAANIIRIDDSLNVYVSGFVNHTNDRSDLPLLKFSPQGVLLKESLYNGVSADCQATSIRIEDEFAFVTGKKIEYNTATTSGVLLKYNKAGSEKLFLKTPTDVFFDATHRFGNREIVFGTKLTHPESTLIPFIAEIDTLPQFKWTFSDSTVYGISHFVDVEVDKDNIYFLGDDAGDATGTINLLKYKINTEAEQKRKPAIYKSNKSGIPKNK from the coding sequence ATGACGCGATCTATCTTCTTTTTTATCCTTACTTTTTCTTCTATTCTCGTTTCTGCGCAGAATCACATTGTCCCTCTGTGGAAAAAAGACTTTAAAAACGGACTAAATTCAATTAACAAAGCTACTTCAGTTAAGTCGGATCGCTTTGGCAACTGTTATGTGCTTGGTACAACGTCTTTGGCCGATAGCACAAAAGACATTCTTGTTGTGAAATATACTACGGATGGATCGGAATTATGGCACCGGCTTTTCAATAATAAATCGAATGGCGATGATTTTCCCAGAGCCATGACACTCGATCTTTATGGCGATGTCTGGGTTTGTGGAATTGCTAAACTGTCGCCTGACAAATGTGATTTTTTAGTCACCAAGTTTTCTAATGAAGGCGTACCGCAATTTGAATATGTATATGATGGTCCCGATCAAATGTATGATGAAGCAAATTGTATAGCAGCAGATAAACTGGGGAATGTTTATGTCGGTGGATATACTACTTCCAGTGACAGTGGACTTGATCTGCTTTTGATGCGATTCTATGCTGATGGTTCTTTAGCGTGGAAGAAAAAATATGCGACATTAAGTCTTGACAATGCAACATCACTCGTAGTTGATGACTCCTGCAATGTTTATGTATGTGGAAACACAAATAATTCTCAGAGAAGTTCTGATATAATTGTAATGAAATATGATTCCGCAGGAAATCAACAATGGTCTCAGGTGTATGATGGCATTTTCAGCGAAAGAGATGCAGCTAACATTATTCGCATTGATGATTCTCTTAATGTTTATGTTTCCGGATTTGTGAATCATACGAATGATCGGTCAGATCTGCCTCTTCTGAAATTCAGTCCTCAAGGTGTTCTGTTAAAAGAATCATTATACAATGGTGTTTCTGCAGATTGTCAGGCAACATCAATCCGGATAGAGGATGAGTTTGCATTTGTTACAGGCAAAAAGATCGAATACAATACTGCTACAACTTCCGGCGTATTATTAAAATATAATAAAGCCGGTAGTGAGAAATTATTTCTGAAAACTCCAACGGATGTTTTTTTCGATGCAACACATCGGTTCGGTAACAGGGAAATTGTATTCGGAACAAAACTTACTCATCCCGAAAGTACATTGATTCCATTTATAGCTGAGATCGATACATTGCCTCAATTCAAATGGACTTTTTCTGATTCTACAGTTTACGGTATCTCGCATTTCGTAGATGTTGAAGTTGATAAAGACAATATTTATTTTCTTGGCGATGATGCCGGTGATGCTACCGGTACGATCAATTTACTTAAATATAAAATTAACACCGAGGCTGAACAAAAAAGAAAGCCCGCAATATATAAATCCAATAAGAGTGGAATTCCAAAAAATAAGTGA